The genomic interval TAAATGCTGAAAAAGGATATTATAGATTAATGAATGCAGTCGAAAAATTAAAATATTTTTCTTTGAATGAAAAATCAAAAAAAAACAATTCATTGTTACATTTTAGTATTATTGATAAATGGATAAAAGATTGTTATAATGCTATAAATGATGATTTTAACATCCCTTTATTAATATCTCATATTTTCAAAGCTACCCAACTTATTAATCATTCTATTAATAATATGGGTTCATCGGATATCAATTTATTGAATAAATACATGAACTATTTTCTATTTGATATTCTTGGACTTCAAACATTTGAAAAAAAATACTTGGAAGATACTTCTAAAAAACTAAAAATACTTACTCAGAGATTGATAAAATTTCGTAGAGAAGAAAGAAAAAAAAAAAACTGGATACTTTCAGATAGAATTCGAAAAGAATTATTTCATGCAGGGATTTCATTACATGATGATAAATTATCATAATGCTTGATCAATATCCTCTATAAGATCTTCTACATTTTCTATTCCAAAAGATAAACGAATGAGGGAATCTTGAATTCCCGCATTTTTTCTAATTTCAAAAGGAGTGGATTTATGCGTCATAGTTACTGGATGACAAATCAAACTTTTTGTCCCTCCCAAACTTTCTGCTAACTTGAATAGTTTGGTAGAAGTCACGACTTTTTTTGCAGATTCTATAGTATCATTTTTTAAACTAAAAGAAACAATTCCACCAAAATATCGTTGTTGTTCCATTGCTACAGAATGATTTTTATGAGATGATAAACCAGGATAGTAAATTTTATCAATACAGGTCTTTTTTTTTCCTTCTAAAAAAGTAGCAACTCTAAATGCATTTTCAGATTGTTTTTTCACACGTAAATACAAAGTTTGACATCCTCTTATAGTTAACCAAGAATCAAAAGGTGATAAAATCCCACCAGTGGCATTTTGTATATATTTTAATTTTTCATATAAATCTGGATTTTTTACTGTAATTACCCCAGCTAATACATCTGAATGGCCAGCAATATATTTTGTAGCACTATGAATAACTATATCTGCTCCTAAATTAATAGGATTTTGAATAGCCGGAGAAGCAAAAGTATTATCCACTACAATCAAGATATTTGGGTTCTTTTTTTTAGAAAAAGTACTAATTTCTTTAATGTTAGATATTTTTAAAGTAGGATTTGTAGGAGTTTCTAACCAAACAAGTTTTGTTTTATGAGAAATAACAGAAATGACATTTTCAGACGAAGTAGTATCCACAAACTTAGAATGAAGTTCCAATTTTTTATATAAATTCAATAAACGAAAAGTTCCTCCATAAATATCATCTACCGCTACTATTTCATCTCCACATTTTAATAATTTTAAAACAGCATCTACAGATGCTAATCCAGAAGAAAAAGCAAGACTAGCATAACCAAATTCCAAATCTGTTATTAAATGTTCTAATATTTTTCTAGTAGGATTATTCGTTCTCGTATAATCAAATCCTTTATGAATTCCAGGTGCGTCTTGCACATAAGTAGAAGTTTGATAGATCGGTGTAGAAATTGCTCCTGTTAAAGGGTCTGATGATATTTTTTGAATAAGTTTTGTTTCTTCCTTCATTGTCTATAAAAAATTTCTAAAGAAAAAAAATTGATTCCATATGCAAATGTACTCTTTCAATTCAAAAGATGAAAATACAATTTTTCAGAACAACAAAAAGGATTCACAATTTTTTCTTTTTTTTATAGAAAAAATATAAATTTACCCCATATTGTTTTTTCTCAATTCTTGAATGATTTTTAATCAACTAAAATTAACAATTTTTATTCTTTGCATTATTGTTAGTAGTATTATTGTTAGTTGGATGATAGTTCCCGGATCTTATTCTAAGACTAATACTACTACTGAAGATAATATTTCTTCTTCTTATGAAGAAGATAAAACTGTTTCTAATAAGATTGATGTTTCTAAAACAATTATAGAACATGTCAGTGATTCTCATAAATGGAATTTATTTGGAGAGGAAAAAAGAGGAATTATATTTTACTTTCCTGTTTTTTTGTGGAATCCGGGACATGGTTTTGAAATTTTTTCTTCTTCTCAATTTTCATCTGAAAATATAGTAGTGAAAGGAAATTTTGGACATTATAAAATGTTTAAAGATAAAATATATAAAACCAATTCCAAAGGAACTTTGAATATGGATTCTAAAGGAATTCCAAAAAATGATAAACCTTTAGATTTTTCCATTACAAAAAATGTAATATCTATATGCATTTCATTTTTTATATTGTGTTTCATTTTTGTAAAAATGAGACTTAGATACGCAACCCATCAAATTAAATGGCCCCTAGGAATTTTTTTAGAATTCTTGATTTTATTTATACGGGATGAAATAGCCATTCCAAATATTGGAAAGAAAAAATATAGAATCTATTTTCCTTTTTTGTTAACAACTTTTTTTTTCATATTGATAAACAATTTAATATCTATTTTACCTGGATTTCCAAACGTTACTGGAAATATTAGTGTTACCTTCTCTTTAGCACTGATTACTTTTTTTATAACTAATATAAATGCTAACAAAAGTTATTGGAAACATACTTTTTGGATGCCAAATGTTCCTTTATTGATCAAATTTATACTTTTTCCAATTGAATTGATTGGAATTTTTATTCGTCCACTAACTTTATGTATTCGTTTATTTGCTAACATGACGGCTGGTCATATTATTATTTTGAGTTTTATTTGTCTTATTTTTATTTTTAGAAATTTATTTATTGCTAGTTTTTCCATAACTTTCTGTTTTTTTATTTCTCTATTAGAAATTATGGTATCTTTTTTGCAATCCTTTATTTTTACAACTTTATCTTCTTTGCTCATAGGTATGGCTGTAAAAAATTATGAAAATGAAACTTAAAAAATATAATTTATGGATAATATAGATTTAACTTATTCAGGAATAGCTGCTTTAGGAGCAGGACTTGCCGTAATAGGAGCTGGATTAGGAATTGGAAAAATTGGAAGTTCTGCAATGGATGCCATCTCTAGACAACCTGAAGCCTCAGGGAAAATACAAAACGCAATGATTATCGCTTCAGCTCTTATTGAAGGCGCCGCTCTTTTTGGAATAGTAACAGCTCTGTTAACTGTATTTAAGTAATTAAAATGGATTTGCTCACTCCTTCTATAGGATTAATTGTATGGCAGACGATTATATTTGTCATATTAATGTTATTTCTTTCCAAATATGCTTGGACCCCAATAATCCAGT from Blattabacterium cuenoti carries:
- the atpB gene encoding F0F1 ATP synthase subunit A; its protein translation is MIFNQLKLTIFILCIIVSSIIVSWMIVPGSYSKTNTTTEDNISSSYEEDKTVSNKIDVSKTIIEHVSDSHKWNLFGEEKRGIIFYFPVFLWNPGHGFEIFSSSQFSSENIVVKGNFGHYKMFKDKIYKTNSKGTLNMDSKGIPKNDKPLDFSITKNVISICISFFILCFIFVKMRLRYATHQIKWPLGIFLEFLILFIRDEIAIPNIGKKKYRIYFPFLLTTFFFILINNLISILPGFPNVTGNISVTFSLALITFFITNINANKSYWKHTFWMPNVPLLIKFILFPIELIGIFIRPLTLCIRLFANMTAGHIIILSFICLIFIFRNLFIASFSITFCFFISLLEIMVSFLQSFIFTTLSSLLIGMAVKNYENET
- a CDS encoding trans-sulfuration enzyme family protein, which encodes MKEETKLIQKISSDPLTGAISTPIYQTSTYVQDAPGIHKGFDYTRTNNPTRKILEHLITDLEFGYASLAFSSGLASVDAVLKLLKCGDEIVAVDDIYGGTFRLLNLYKKLELHSKFVDTTSSENVISVISHKTKLVWLETPTNPTLKISNIKEISTFSKKKNPNILIVVDNTFASPAIQNPINLGADIVIHSATKYIAGHSDVLAGVITVKNPDLYEKLKYIQNATGGILSPFDSWLTIRGCQTLYLRVKKQSENAFRVATFLEGKKKTCIDKIYYPGLSSHKNHSVAMEQQRYFGGIVSFSLKNDTIESAKKVVTSTKLFKLAESLGGTKSLICHPVTMTHKSTPFEIRKNAGIQDSLIRLSFGIENVEDLIEDIDQAL
- the atpE gene encoding ATP synthase F0 subunit C, with the translated sequence MDNIDLTYSGIAALGAGLAVIGAGLGIGKIGSSAMDAISRQPEASGKIQNAMIIASALIEGAALFGIVTALLTVFK